The genomic stretch ATTGGCACCATCGGGCTGTTCCTCGGCCGCGTCGCCAACTTCATCAATGCCGAACTCTACGGGGCGCCGACCACCCTGCCCTGGGCCGTGGTGTTCCCCACCGACCCCGAGCAGTTGCCGCGGCATCCGAGCCAGCTCTATGAAGCGCTGCTCGAAGGCGTGCTGCTGTTCATCGTCATCCGCATCGCCACCAACCATCTGGGTGCGCTGAAAAAGCCCGGCCTCGTTGCCGGCATTTTCGGTATCGGCTATGCGCTGAGCCGCATCTTCGTCGAGTTCTTCCGCCTGCCCGACGCCCAGCTCGGCTACCTCTACGGCGGCTGGCTCACCATGGGCATGGTGCTGAGCCTGCCCATCCTCGTCGCCGGCATCGGCCTCGTCGTCTACGCCATGAGGCCGGCCCGTGACTGAGACGCGTTCGCTGGGCGACATCATCGACATGCAGCTGCGCCAGACCGGCCCGATGTCGCTCGCCACCTATATGAGCCTGGCGCTGACCCATCCGCGTTCGGGCTACTACACCGGCACCGATCCGCTAGGCGCCAAGGGCGATTTCATCACCGCCCCCGAGATCAGCCAGATGTTCGGCGAGCTGGTCGGCTTCTTCATCGTGAACCTCTGGCAGCAGCTGGATCAGCCCAAGAGCTTCACCCTGCTCGAGCTTGGCCCCGGGCGCGGCACGCTGATGCAGGATGCGCTGCGCGTCGCCGCCAGGGCCGAGGGGTTTCTCGATGCCTGCCACTTGCAGCTGTTCGAGACCAACCCGGCGCTGAGAGCGCAGCAGGCTGAGCGGCTGGGCAAATACAACCCCTACTGGGCCAGCGAAGTCGACGCCGTCGCCGACGACCCGCTCTTCGTCGTCGCCAACGAGTTCTTCGATGCGCTGCCGATCCGCCAGTTCACGAGGATGGAGGACGGCTGGCACGAGCGCCAGGTGGGCTTGCGCGACGGCAAGCGCGCCTTCGGCCTCAACCCCACGCCGATCCCCGTTGCGGCAATGCCGATCGAACTGGCCTACGCCGAACCGGGCGAGATCTACGAGGTCAGCCTGGCTGCCGCCGAGATCATGGAAAAGCTCGGCCGCCGCATCGCCGCGCATCGGGGCGCGCTGCTTGCCATCGACTATGGCTATGCCACCACCCAGACCGGCGAGACGCTGCAGGCGGTGCGCAACCATGCCTTTGCCGATCCGCTCGACGCGCCTGGCGAGGTCGATCTCAGTGCGCATGTCGATTTTGGCGGGCTCGGCAAAGTTGCAGCCGAGGTCGGCCTCACCGTTGAAAATCTCTCGACCCAGCGCGATTTCCTCGGCGGGCTGGGCATCGTCGAGCGCGCCACGGCACTCGCCAAGGCCAATCCCGGCCAGGTTGACGCCATCGCCGCGGCGCTGAAGCGGCTCGTCGACAGCACCGAGATGGGCACCCTGTTCAAGGTCTTCTGCGCCCATTCGGGCAACATCGAGCCGATTGGGTTTCCGCAATGAGCATGCCTTTTGAAACGAGCCGCGCCCTCGAGCGCATCCCCGGAGTGCGTCACGGCTTTTTCGGCCGCCGCGGCGGCGTGTCGACCGGGGAGTTTTCCTCGCTCAATACCTCGCTGTCCTCGGGCGACAAGTTGAATCATGTCATCGAGAACCGCGCCCAGATCGCTGGCATCCTTGGCTTTTCCCTGAACCAGCTGGTGACGCTGAAGCAAGTGCACTCGGTCACCGTGCTGGAAGTTACCCGCCAGCCCGACCCCGACGACATCCCCGAGGCCGACGCCTTCGTCACCCGCGTGCATGGCCTGGCGCTCGGCATCCTCACTGCCGACTGCACGCCGATCCTGTTTGCCGATCCCGAAGCGCGGGTGATCGGCGCCGCGCATGCCGGCTGGAAGGGCGCCACCGGCGGCATCGCCGAGGCGACCGTCGCCGCCATGGTCGATCTGGGCGCCCGCCCCGATCGCATCATCGCAGCCATCGGCCCGACCATCTCCGGTCCCAACTACGAGGTCGGCCCGGAATTCGCCGCCGAGCTGATCCGCGACCACCGCGACGCCGAGAACCGCATCACCAGTCCCAATGGCGGTCGCGAGCATTTCGACCTTCCCGGCTTCGTCTTCGATCACCTGATCGCCGCCGGCGTCGGGCTGGTCGACGACCTCGGCATCTGCACCTATGCCGAGCCCAAGAAGTACTTTTCGCACCGTTACGCCACCCACAAGGGCACCACCACCGGCCGGCAGCTGAGCGTGATCGGGCTGGGCGGGTTGTAGAGGCTTTTGCTGGGCGGTAGCTCCCCTCCCCCCTTGCGGGTGTTCAGACCGGAGACAAGGTGGACGGGTGTTCGGGGACATGGTGGACAGGTTGAGCTGCGTTGTCTCGCATGTCGATCTGAGCAATGCGGTGACGCCGGTAGCAGATATCGAAGAGACCGTCGGTGTCTGTGGCACGCAGGGCGAGCGACCTTCCGGCGAAGGCGGTTGAGGTTTTGAGGATGCGTCCCTTGAAGCTGAAGCGGCCATTCTGGTCGAGCTTGCGGACGTGGTCCTGGGGCTCGTACTGGGGTGGTGTAATGACCTCGGGCATCGATCTGGAGCTCATTTCGTAGCGCGAGGCCGGGGTGTTGAGCCTGAGCGCCTCATGCGGCCGCTTGTTGTTGTAGATCGCGCGCCAGGCATCGAAGGCGGCCTGCGCCTCTGCGAGGCTCCTGAGGTGACGAGCGTCGAGCACTTCGGCCTTGAGGGTGCGGTGGAAGCGTTCGTCCTTCCCCTGGGTCTGGGGATGATAGGGTCGGCCGTGAACAAGCCCAAAGCCCAGATCCATCAGCCATACGCCCAGTCGCGTGTACTGGCCCTGGCCGGCTGTGCCCCAGGGCGGGCCGTTGTCGGCCAGCATACGCCAGGGCAGGCCATAGTGCTTGAACACTGCCGTCAGCCGGGCCTTGACCGTCGGGGCTGTCTCATCGGCGCACGCCTCCAGCTCGAGCGCATAGCGTGAGTGGTCGTCCAGGACCGTCAGCGGATGGCAGCGTCCTGCCTCCAGCTCGACCCAGCCCTTGAAGTCCATCTGCCATAGGTCATTGGGGGCGGCATGCTCGAAGCGCCTGAAGGACCGCGGTTCCCCCGCTCCAGGCCCATCCAGTTCCCCATGCCGGCGCAGGATCGCGGTGATCGTCGAGGCGGCCGGTACTGACGCCACCTCTTCGTTCTGCAGCACTCTGCGGATCTTGCGGCCACCCCACGCCCGGTGCTCGGTGCGCACCTGCAGCACCTTGCCCTCCAGCTCCGCAGTCGTACGCCGCGGACTGCTCAGGGGGCGTCGCGAGCGATCCTCCAGGCCGGCGCTGCCTGCTTCAGCGAAAATCGCCAGCCACTTGTACCCCGTCGTCGGACTGACACCGAACCGGCGGCACAACTCCCGCACGTTCGAGCCCGGCACACCTGCCAGACGACAGAACTCTTCGCGTTCCCTCTGCACTGAACGATCCGAAAATGGCATGCCGGCCTCCCCGCCCTTCATGCCAAATCCGTCCACCATGTCTCCGAACACCCGTCCACCATCTCCCCGGTCTATACAGAGGGGAGGGGCTGGGGGGTGGGGGTGGTGAGGGACCCTCGATGCTGACTGAACCACCCCCTCCCTCAATCCCTCCCCCTTAAGGGGGAGGGAGGCGACAGCTGGAAGTCGGTGCCGTGTGGCTGCGCCATCCACCCACACCCAATTTCCTTCATCACTCCGTCACAAGGCGCATTGCGCGCCGCCGCGCCCCAAGCTAAAGACCCGCCCATCAGGAGCCGGCAACTCCCGGACCGGCCCGATACCGGAGCGCGCTCGTGAAACTCGTCACCGGCAATTCCAACCGCGCGCTCGCCGAAGCCGTCGCGAGCTATCTCGAAGTCCCGCTGACCGACTGCACGGTCAAGCGCTTCAACGACAAAGAGATCTTCGTCGAGATCCACGAGAATGTCCGCGGCGAGGATGTGTTCATCCTGCAGTCGACCTCCTATCCGGCCAATGACAACCTGATGGAGCTGCTGATCCTGTCGGATGCGCTGCGCCGCTCCTCGGCCCGTCGCATCACCGCGGTGATTCCCTATTTCGGCTATGCCCGGCAGGATCGTAAATCCGCCTCGCGCACTCCGATCTCCGCCAAGCTGGTCGCCAACCTGATCACCGAGGCCGGCGTCAACCGCGTCATCACGCTCGACCTGCATGCTGCCCAGATCCAGGGCTTCTTCGATATCCCCACCGACAACCTCTATGGCGCGCCCGTCATGGTGCGCGACATCCAGGAGCACTACACCTCCGGCAATGTGATGATCGTTTCGCCCGATGTCGGCGGCGTGGCCCGGGCCCGCGCCACCGCGCAACGCATCGGTGCCGACCTCGCCATCGTCGACAAGCGCCGCCCCAAGGCCGGCGTCTCCGAAGTGATGAACATCATCGGCGACGTCGCCGGCCATGCGTGCATCCTGATCGACGACATCGTCGATTCCGGCGGCACACTGGTGAACGCCGCCGAAGCGCTGCTGAAAGCCGGCGCCACCGAGGTCTCGGCCTACATCACCCATGGCGTGCTGTCCGATGGCGCGGCCGAGCGCATCGCCAAGAGTAAGCTCAAGGAGCTGGTGATCACCGACTCGATCATCGCCACCGACGCCGCCAAGGCCGCCGAGAACATCCGCATCATCTCGATCGCTCCGCTGATGGGCGAAGCCATCGCTCGCACCGCCAGCGAACAGAGCGTCTCGAGCCTGCTGGACTGACGGCTGAATCCCGCCTCCCCACGCCCCCCTCTCTTGCGAAAACTAAGGACTTAGCTGCGCTAAGCCCAAGTTTTCGCTTTCTCCCCCGCCAAGGGGGAGAGTCCCGACTGATGCTCCGAATTAGGTGGAGGCCACCGATCATCTCCCCCCTTGCGGGGGAGAATGG from Devosia sp. A16 encodes the following:
- the lgt gene encoding prolipoprotein diacylglyceryl transferase, translated to MPFPNIDPIAFAVGPLVVRWYALAYLIGVLGGAAYATTLLRRHGLWKDNRPPFEPGAIWDFAFWAVVGIILGGRIGYVLFYNLPYYAANPGEIIALWDGGMSFHGGLVGIMLAMALFVRSKGGNILSGMDLLGAIGTIGLFLGRVANFINAELYGAPTTLPWAVVFPTDPEQLPRHPSQLYEALLEGVLLFIVIRIATNHLGALKKPGLVAGIFGIGYALSRIFVEFFRLPDAQLGYLYGGWLTMGMVLSLPILVAGIGLVVYAMRPARD
- a CDS encoding class I SAM-dependent methyltransferase yields the protein MTETRSLGDIIDMQLRQTGPMSLATYMSLALTHPRSGYYTGTDPLGAKGDFITAPEISQMFGELVGFFIVNLWQQLDQPKSFTLLELGPGRGTLMQDALRVAARAEGFLDACHLQLFETNPALRAQQAERLGKYNPYWASEVDAVADDPLFVVANEFFDALPIRQFTRMEDGWHERQVGLRDGKRAFGLNPTPIPVAAMPIELAYAEPGEIYEVSLAAAEIMEKLGRRIAAHRGALLAIDYGYATTQTGETLQAVRNHAFADPLDAPGEVDLSAHVDFGGLGKVAAEVGLTVENLSTQRDFLGGLGIVERATALAKANPGQVDAIAAALKRLVDSTEMGTLFKVFCAHSGNIEPIGFPQ
- the pgeF gene encoding peptidoglycan editing factor PgeF; amino-acid sequence: MSMPFETSRALERIPGVRHGFFGRRGGVSTGEFSSLNTSLSSGDKLNHVIENRAQIAGILGFSLNQLVTLKQVHSVTVLEVTRQPDPDDIPEADAFVTRVHGLALGILTADCTPILFADPEARVIGAAHAGWKGATGGIAEATVAAMVDLGARPDRIIAAIGPTISGPNYEVGPEFAAELIRDHRDAENRITSPNGGREHFDLPGFVFDHLIAAGVGLVDDLGICTYAEPKKYFSHRYATHKGTTTGRQLSVIGLGGL
- a CDS encoding IS481 family transposase, with product MPFSDRSVQREREEFCRLAGVPGSNVRELCRRFGVSPTTGYKWLAIFAEAGSAGLEDRSRRPLSSPRRTTAELEGKVLQVRTEHRAWGGRKIRRVLQNEEVASVPAASTITAILRRHGELDGPGAGEPRSFRRFEHAAPNDLWQMDFKGWVELEAGRCHPLTVLDDHSRYALELEACADETAPTVKARLTAVFKHYGLPWRMLADNGPPWGTAGQGQYTRLGVWLMDLGFGLVHGRPYHPQTQGKDERFHRTLKAEVLDARHLRSLAEAQAAFDAWRAIYNNKRPHEALRLNTPASRYEMSSRSMPEVITPPQYEPQDHVRKLDQNGRFSFKGRILKTSTAFAGRSLALRATDTDGLFDICYRRHRIAQIDMRDNAAQPVHHVPEHPSTLSPV
- a CDS encoding ribose-phosphate pyrophosphokinase; the protein is MKLVTGNSNRALAEAVASYLEVPLTDCTVKRFNDKEIFVEIHENVRGEDVFILQSTSYPANDNLMELLILSDALRRSSARRITAVIPYFGYARQDRKSASRTPISAKLVANLITEAGVNRVITLDLHAAQIQGFFDIPTDNLYGAPVMVRDIQEHYTSGNVMIVSPDVGGVARARATAQRIGADLAIVDKRRPKAGVSEVMNIIGDVAGHACILIDDIVDSGGTLVNAAEALLKAGATEVSAYITHGVLSDGAAERIAKSKLKELVITDSIIATDAAKAAENIRIISIAPLMGEAIARTASEQSVSSLLD